From Jeotgalibaca dankookensis, one genomic window encodes:
- a CDS encoding MupG family TIM beta-alpha barrel fold protein — protein MSNHSLGFAVYVSTFQQQRQFLEKLKFRNIRIFTSLHISEELNETYVQEVEEMCEWLDENGFWVMADVSPLTLTRFNEENLSSLITRLNLDNVRLDFGFDLSKVKLDGIPYGVTYNASTILKEGPLNSDAFYMHNFYPRPETGLDEGFFLSLNERIQVLSAKTMAFIAGDKQKRGPLHEGLPTLESHRSLAPYAQFVDLIKKYKIDTVFLGDVTLSDYELDLIMDYLNDQIIRLPIMFSEINKNLYNQLYTVRVDSPSNLIRVQESRQYAQQGQEVEPHHMVKRVRGSVTMDNKNYKRYSGEIQITKADYPQDERVNTIGKLNQKYHLLLNSLYNGEKFMFVPAAQ, from the coding sequence ATGTCTAATCATTCATTGGGGTTTGCAGTTTATGTCTCTACTTTCCAACAACAACGTCAATTTCTTGAAAAATTAAAGTTTAGAAACATTCGAATCTTTACGTCCCTGCATATTTCAGAAGAGTTAAACGAAACTTATGTTCAAGAAGTAGAAGAAATGTGTGAGTGGTTAGACGAGAATGGATTTTGGGTGATGGCAGATGTATCTCCTCTAACACTTACGCGATTTAATGAAGAGAACTTATCCTCTCTCATAACGCGCTTAAATTTAGATAATGTAAGGCTAGACTTTGGTTTTGATTTAAGTAAAGTGAAATTAGATGGCATCCCTTATGGAGTTACCTATAATGCTTCGACTATTTTAAAAGAAGGGCCACTCAATTCAGATGCTTTCTATATGCACAATTTTTATCCCAGACCGGAAACAGGGTTAGATGAAGGATTCTTCCTGTCACTTAATGAACGTATTCAGGTATTATCAGCTAAAACGATGGCATTTATTGCTGGTGATAAACAAAAGCGTGGCCCCTTACATGAAGGGCTGCCGACTTTGGAGTCACATCGTTCTCTAGCACCTTACGCACAGTTTGTAGATTTAATAAAAAAATATAAAATCGATACAGTATTTTTAGGTGATGTGACACTGTCTGATTACGAGTTAGACCTGATTATGGATTATTTAAATGACCAAATCATTCGCCTTCCGATTATGTTTTCTGAAATAAATAAAAATCTTTACAACCAACTCTATACCGTTCGAGTTGATTCACCGAGTAATTTGATCCGCGTCCAAGAATCTAGACAGTATGCTCAACAAGGTCAAGAGGTAGAACCACATCATATGGTTAAACGGGTACGAGGATCTGTTACAATGGATAATAAAAACTATAAACGCTATTCTGGGGAAATTCAAATTACTAAAGCTGATTACCCGCAAGATGAACGTGTAAACACGATAGGTAAATTGAATCAGAAGTATCATTTACTCCTTAACAGTCTCTATAATGGTGAAAAGTTTATGTTTGTACCAGCAGCGCAATAA
- a CDS encoding PTS transporter subunit EIIC: MVKSNEKLVKEIVDAIGGPENINSSTNCMTRVRLNLKDKSIVDEEALKKVEGVMGINDADTYQVIVGPGTAKKANDILIEQYHVRSSTDSENNWEENKQAIKDQQNQGKFKQAIATISNIFIPMIPAIIAAGIFQGFSSLLGQMLTDGVLTGGFFEGARITFALIGNSFLGYFAIFTGVNAAKRFGATEALGGMVGAMSIAAPLIDLSTHVGLYDAEQPLNSILTTGKGGIIGVIFGVFILARVERWIRKVVPDVLDLIVTPVVTLLITAILMAFVIMPVSGFLSDWLVTGLGYIIGSDNIFVSILSGYILAAAFLPMVLLGLHHGLIPIYAIQLEALGGVSLFPVLAMAGAGQVGAAIAIYFVAKKAGNDRLRQVIAGALPAGILGIGEPLIYGVTLPLGKPFITAGLGAGFGGAYVMMMGVMANAWGPSGWVALPLMQPGKMMHYAIGVLISYVGGFIITRAFIKEKDVLNV; the protein is encoded by the coding sequence ATGGTTAAAAGTAACGAAAAACTCGTTAAGGAAATTGTAGACGCGATTGGTGGCCCTGAAAATATTAATTCTTCAACTAACTGCATGACGCGCGTCCGTTTAAATTTAAAAGATAAAAGTATTGTGGATGAAGAAGCATTAAAAAAAGTTGAAGGAGTCATGGGCATTAATGACGCAGATACTTATCAAGTAATTGTGGGACCTGGTACTGCTAAAAAGGCAAATGATATTTTGATTGAACAGTATCATGTCCGTTCTTCCACAGATTCAGAAAATAACTGGGAGGAAAATAAGCAAGCTATTAAAGATCAACAAAACCAAGGAAAGTTCAAACAAGCAATTGCAACTATTTCAAATATTTTTATTCCAATGATTCCCGCTATTATTGCTGCTGGTATTTTCCAAGGGTTCAGTAGTTTACTGGGTCAAATGTTAACGGATGGTGTTTTAACCGGTGGTTTTTTTGAAGGAGCAAGAATTACGTTTGCTCTAATTGGAAACTCTTTCTTAGGTTATTTTGCTATTTTTACAGGGGTTAATGCTGCAAAGCGTTTTGGTGCAACAGAGGCACTTGGTGGAATGGTTGGTGCGATGTCAATTGCAGCACCTTTGATTGATTTATCAACACACGTTGGCCTTTACGATGCTGAACAACCTTTGAACTCTATATTAACAACGGGAAAAGGTGGCATTATTGGCGTTATATTTGGAGTGTTTATCCTTGCCCGTGTTGAGAGATGGATTCGTAAAGTCGTTCCTGATGTTTTAGATTTAATTGTAACACCCGTTGTTACTTTGCTGATTACTGCTATTTTAATGGCCTTCGTTATTATGCCAGTTTCCGGATTTTTATCTGATTGGTTGGTTACAGGATTAGGTTATATTATTGGTTCAGATAATATATTTGTCAGCATACTATCAGGTTATATCCTTGCAGCTGCATTTTTACCAATGGTATTACTAGGTTTGCATCATGGCCTTATTCCTATTTATGCCATTCAACTAGAGGCATTAGGCGGTGTTTCTTTATTCCCAGTACTTGCTATGGCTGGCGCTGGCCAAGTAGGAGCTGCTATTGCGATTTATTTTGTTGCTAAAAAGGCCGGAAACGATCGTTTAAGACAAGTAATCGCAGGTGCTTTGCCAGCAGGTATTTTAGGTATTGGGGAACCGTTAATTTATGGTGTGACCCTTCCATTAGGTAAACCTTTTATTACTGCAGGTTTAGGAGCAGGATTCGGTGGTGCTTATGTCATGATGATGGGTGTTATGGCGAATGCCTGGGGTCCTTCTGGGTGGGTCGCACTTCCTTTGATGCAACCTGGTAAAATGATGCACTATGCAATTGGTGTCCTTATTTCTTATGTTGGTGGTTTTATTATCACACGTGCCTTTATTAAAGAAAAAGATGTTTTAAATGTCTAA
- the murQ gene encoding N-acetylmuramic acid 6-phosphate etherase produces the protein MLNLRKMETEKQNPHTLELDKMSIKEALIVMNNEDKKVAEAIEKVLPEIEKAIQTITEQLKKGGRLIYTGAGTSGRLGVLDAAECPPTFGTPKEKVVGLIAGGERAFTEAIEGAEDNPVLGKEDLIKIDLNTNDVVVGLAASGRTPYVIGALNYANEIGVPTISVACNENSEIGKVATIAIDAVPGPEVLTGSTRLKAGSTQKMILNMLSTLSMVGIGKVYKNLMVDVQPTNKKLISRAENIVMKATDVDREIAKKALAESEGKVKVAIIMILLSVDKETANKKLEESQGYVRKAL, from the coding sequence ATGTTAAATTTAAGGAAAATGGAAACTGAAAAACAAAATCCTCATACGCTAGAACTCGATAAAATGAGTATAAAAGAAGCTCTTATCGTTATGAACAATGAAGATAAAAAGGTAGCAGAAGCAATAGAAAAAGTACTTCCAGAAATAGAAAAGGCTATCCAAACAATTACGGAGCAACTAAAAAAAGGTGGGCGTCTTATTTACACTGGAGCGGGAACAAGTGGACGCTTAGGTGTTCTAGATGCAGCTGAATGTCCGCCAACTTTTGGTACTCCTAAAGAAAAGGTAGTCGGTTTAATTGCAGGGGGAGAGCGTGCTTTTACAGAAGCAATTGAAGGAGCAGAAGACAACCCCGTACTAGGAAAAGAAGATTTAATAAAAATTGATCTCAATACAAATGACGTTGTCGTTGGATTAGCTGCTAGTGGCCGAACCCCTTATGTTATCGGTGCGTTAAATTACGCAAATGAAATCGGAGTTCCAACCATATCAGTCGCTTGTAACGAAAACAGTGAAATCGGCAAAGTAGCAACGATTGCTATTGACGCAGTGCCAGGTCCTGAAGTTTTGACCGGATCTACACGCCTTAAAGCAGGGTCTACTCAAAAAATGATTCTTAATATGCTATCAACACTCTCAATGGTTGGTATTGGGAAAGTCTATAAAAATTTAATGGTCGACGTACAACCAACCAATAAAAAGTTGATTTCTAGAGCTGAAAACATAGTTATGAAAGCCACTGATGTTGATAGAGAGATAGCCAAAAAAGCTTTGGCAGAAAGTGAGGGGAAAGTTAAGGTTGCCATAATTATGATTTTATTATCTGTCGACAAAGAAACAGCTAATAAAAAGTTAGAGGAATCTCAAGGTTATGTTCGAAAAGCATTGTAA
- a CDS encoding MurR/RpiR family transcriptional regulator — MAIITLKLKEYKKDASPTEIAIIDFILKNSQETSRMTVYKLAEKTFSSPSTIIRLCKKNGYSGYREFMKDLIYEQAVQTNYKNKTISDLKRTDEVEDIIYKVTHKNIQTLEETEKMIDTEVIKACVNKLFECDRITLFGIGASLIVAKDAQLKFTRINKMAYVSEDWHTQLLMAKNMSERDVALVISYSGQTKEMITCTQTAKENGATVISITKAEESPINRLSDYAIYVPSNEVSFRSGAMSSRMSQLNVIDILYTSYINKIYEESLEILEKTQIKKERY, encoded by the coding sequence ATGGCAATTATAACATTAAAATTAAAAGAATATAAAAAAGACGCAAGTCCAACTGAAATTGCTATTATCGATTTCATTTTAAAAAATTCTCAAGAAACCAGTCGCATGACGGTTTATAAGTTAGCTGAAAAAACATTTTCTTCTCCTTCGACTATTATTAGACTCTGTAAGAAAAATGGTTATTCCGGTTATAGAGAGTTTATGAAGGATTTAATTTATGAACAGGCAGTGCAAACCAATTATAAAAACAAAACAATTTCTGATCTGAAGCGGACAGATGAAGTGGAAGATATCATCTATAAGGTGACCCATAAAAATATACAGACTTTAGAAGAAACAGAAAAAATGATCGATACAGAGGTGATAAAAGCTTGTGTTAATAAACTATTCGAATGTGATCGAATTACACTTTTTGGGATAGGCGCATCCCTTATAGTTGCTAAAGATGCACAATTAAAATTTACGCGTATAAACAAGATGGCATATGTCAGTGAAGATTGGCATACACAGTTATTAATGGCTAAAAATATGAGTGAGCGAGACGTTGCGTTAGTCATTTCTTACTCCGGTCAAACGAAAGAAATGATAACGTGTACACAAACAGCGAAAGAAAATGGCGCGACCGTTATTTCTATAACCAAAGCAGAGGAATCACCAATCAACCGCTTATCTGATTATGCTATTTATGTTCCATCAAATGAAGTAAGCTTTAGAAGTGGTGCAATGTCATCGCGGATGTCACAGCTAAATGTAATTGATATTCTTTATACCAGCTATATTAATAAAATTTATGAAGAGTCATTGGAAATTTTAGAAAAAACCCAAATAAAAAAGGAGCGTTATTAA
- a CDS encoding YibE/F family protein, protein MNITDNKKQLFLSGLTILLVLFSVVFVKNNHFLYKHAIVEINQVTLNEREEIMDLPDIKDTLFHQTLVGTLKNGSQKGGTVVLNNTYSSSGAFDHQYQLGDEVFITIDNDLKRPYEGRIDYPKRDSTLLLVVWLFIITVILIGKKSGLYSLLSLTLNIFVGLFILSAVPKKTSLLLLISCLVLFFTVTSLLLISGKNKKTYSAILATLLGTFAAFVIAFFVMAATSQKGLRYEEMAFATRNPQSVFLASLLIGSLGAAMDIAITITSSLYELYDKNNHIRKSDLKKSGVEIGRDIMGSMTNVIFFAYVSGSIPMLLLYLKNGSSIGFTFSMNLSLELARAAVGGIAIVLTIPISVYIATAFINRGREDK, encoded by the coding sequence TTGAATATAACAGATAATAAAAAACAACTCTTCTTAAGTGGTCTAACAATCCTTTTAGTATTATTTTCAGTAGTATTTGTTAAAAATAATCATTTCTTATACAAGCATGCAATTGTAGAGATAAACCAAGTCACTTTAAACGAACGCGAAGAAATTATGGATTTACCTGATATAAAAGATACCTTATTTCATCAAACACTCGTTGGGACATTAAAAAACGGTTCTCAAAAAGGAGGAACGGTTGTTTTAAACAACACCTACTCCTCTTCTGGTGCATTTGATCACCAATATCAGCTTGGCGATGAGGTTTTTATTACTATAGACAATGATTTAAAGCGGCCTTATGAAGGAAGAATTGACTACCCCAAACGAGACAGTACGCTTCTTCTTGTAGTCTGGCTTTTTATCATAACGGTCATATTAATTGGGAAGAAAAGTGGCCTTTATTCTTTACTCAGTTTGACTTTGAATATTTTTGTAGGGTTATTTATCTTATCGGCTGTTCCTAAAAAAACCAGTCTTTTACTGCTAATTAGTTGTTTGGTTTTATTCTTTACAGTAACTTCATTATTGCTCATTAGTGGTAAGAACAAAAAAACCTACTCTGCTATTCTAGCAACATTATTAGGTACATTTGCTGCATTTGTGATTGCTTTTTTCGTCATGGCAGCTACCTCGCAAAAGGGCTTGCGGTATGAAGAGATGGCATTTGCTACTCGGAATCCGCAAAGCGTATTTTTGGCGAGCCTACTCATTGGCTCATTGGGTGCAGCCATGGATATAGCTATTACGATTACTTCATCCCTTTATGAGCTTTACGACAAAAATAATCATATTAGAAAAAGTGATTTAAAAAAATCTGGTGTAGAAATAGGCAGAGATATTATGGGAAGTATGACAAATGTTATCTTTTTTGCCTATGTCAGTGGAAGTATACCGATGCTGTTATTATATTTAAAAAATGGTTCATCAATTGGGTTTACTTTCTCGATGAATTTATCACTTGAATTAGCGAGAGCTGCTGTTGGTGGGATTGCTATTGTTTTAACGATTCCGATTAGTGTTTATATAGCAACTGCTTTTATTAATAGAGGGAGGGAGGATAAATGA
- a CDS encoding YibE/F family protein, whose product MTTLFGLLIILFVAMHLVGGEKGTRSFIALFLNFLIIFMAIFLLANSSINPILLTLIACLVIACVNLFYINGLNLKSITAFIGTILTLLVLIGIIFIIVKQSMIQGFGIEEIEESTYFILYIGIDFIELTIATIIMAVIGAITDTAISISSAMNEIYAHHPEMNRLRLFESGMNVGKDILGTTTNTLFFAFIGGYLALILWFEDLNYSFGEIINSEVFSSEIISILAIGTGAILVIPITAWIATLIFIHYHDKAVSI is encoded by the coding sequence ATGACAACCTTATTTGGCTTATTAATCATTCTCTTTGTTGCTATGCACCTCGTTGGAGGCGAAAAAGGAACGCGTTCTTTTATAGCACTCTTTTTAAATTTCTTAATTATTTTTATGGCTATTTTTTTATTAGCCAATTCTTCAATTAACCCTATTTTGCTTACACTGATTGCCTGTCTGGTCATCGCTTGTGTTAATTTGTTTTACATAAACGGTTTGAATTTGAAATCCATCACTGCTTTTATCGGAACGATTTTGACACTCTTAGTCTTAATCGGGATTATTTTTATCATTGTTAAACAGTCTATGATTCAAGGCTTTGGTATAGAAGAAATTGAGGAATCGACTTACTTCATTCTTTATATAGGAATTGACTTCATTGAGCTTACCATTGCCACCATTATTATGGCTGTTATTGGTGCTATTACTGATACCGCTATTTCTATTTCCTCGGCTATGAATGAAATATACGCACATCATCCTGAAATGAATCGTCTCAGACTCTTCGAATCAGGCATGAATGTTGGGAAAGATATTTTGGGGACAACAACAAATACCCTGTTTTTTGCTTTTATTGGTGGTTATTTAGCATTGATTTTGTGGTTTGAGGATTTAAATTACTCTTTTGGAGAAATTATTAATTCTGAGGTATTTAGCTCCGAGATTATTTCCATCCTGGCGATTGGAACCGGAGCAATTCTAGTTATTCCTATTACAGCGTGGATTGCCACTCTCATCTTTATCCATTATCATGATAAAGCTGTAAGCATATAA
- a CDS encoding cupin domain-containing protein, giving the protein MEFKQVDRADLKDRIFHWPDIQEFRDEEATKKVFYETPNTVGAVWCMNPGQSLPIHSHEVADDIWIVIEGTADYYPECGQMVPIKAGDIIVARASEKHGMTNNSDKKFMMLGIAGPTPIGFILADHKDALKK; this is encoded by the coding sequence GTGGAATTTAAACAAGTAGATAGAGCAGACTTAAAAGATCGTATTTTTCACTGGCCAGATATTCAAGAATTTAGAGACGAAGAAGCAACGAAGAAAGTATTCTATGAAACGCCTAATACAGTAGGTGCTGTTTGGTGTATGAATCCTGGTCAATCCTTGCCTATTCATTCTCATGAAGTGGCAGATGATATTTGGATTGTGATTGAAGGAACTGCCGATTATTATCCAGAATGTGGACAAATGGTGCCCATCAAAGCAGGTGACATCATTGTGGCACGTGCTAGTGAAAAACACGGAATGACCAATAATTCCGATAAGAAATTTATGATGTTAGGAATTGCTGGACCAACGCCGATTGGATTTATCCTAGCTGACCATAAAGACGCGCTAAAAAAATAA
- a CDS encoding 2-hydroxyacid dehydrogenase: MLVKLLEPLNVPDALIEELAKPIKEAGHEFVYYNTKTTDTDELAERSKNADIIMIANNPYPAEVIDQNDNLKLINVAFTGVDHVGIAEAKNQEILISNAAGYANQAVAELTIGLVLDLFRKITQGNKDVRAEEYPGAIQGREIKGKTVGLIGTGKIGIETAKLFKAFGANLIALDHNENPDSKELDIEYMELDNLLKQADIVSLHVPLVPGTRGMISKEKLALMKESAVLINCARGPIVDNDALADALNEGVIAGAGIDVFDMEPPIPGDYKLLDAKNAILTPHVGFLTDEAMELRAGIAFDNTLAFLNGNPQNIIKR, translated from the coding sequence ATGTTAGTTAAATTACTAGAACCATTAAATGTTCCAGATGCACTTATAGAGGAGTTAGCTAAACCCATCAAAGAAGCAGGTCACGAATTTGTTTATTACAATACCAAAACAACAGATACTGATGAATTAGCAGAAAGAAGTAAAAATGCTGATATTATTATGATTGCGAACAATCCATACCCAGCCGAAGTGATTGATCAAAATGACAACTTGAAATTAATCAACGTTGCGTTTACAGGAGTAGACCACGTTGGTATAGCGGAAGCTAAAAATCAAGAAATTTTGATTTCTAATGCAGCAGGGTATGCAAATCAAGCAGTTGCTGAATTGACTATTGGTCTTGTATTAGACTTATTCCGTAAAATTACCCAAGGCAATAAAGACGTCCGTGCTGAAGAGTACCCAGGAGCAATCCAAGGTAGAGAAATTAAAGGGAAAACAGTTGGTTTAATTGGTACCGGTAAGATTGGTATTGAAACAGCTAAATTATTTAAAGCGTTTGGAGCTAATTTAATTGCACTTGATCATAATGAAAACCCAGACTCAAAAGAATTAGATATTGAGTACATGGAATTAGACAATCTTCTAAAACAAGCAGATATTGTTTCGCTTCACGTACCGTTAGTTCCAGGTACAAGAGGAATGATTTCTAAAGAAAAATTAGCACTTATGAAAGAATCAGCAGTTTTAATCAACTGTGCCCGTGGCCCGATTGTTGATAACGATGCTTTAGCTGATGCTTTAAATGAAGGTGTGATTGCGGGAGCGGGAATTGATGTATTCGATATGGAACCACCAATCCCAGGAGACTACAAGCTGCTAGATGCAAAAAATGCTATTTTAACACCACACGTAGGATTCTTGACTGATGAAGCAATGGAACTCCGTGCAGGGATTGCATTTGATAATACACTTGCATTTTTAAATGGTAATCCACAAAATATTATCAAACGTTAA
- a CDS encoding IS1182 family transposase: MYQNYNTMETAFTLQLDFTIPNDHEARLISRFVDSIPSEFLLEETSHTGRPAFHPAMLLKMCLFAYSRTTFSGRKIERMNEESIPMKWLTGDTPISYKTINNFRSSEHASKLIKYAFILFTTLLSDNGLIHEDALYIDGTKIQADANIYSFTWKKAIARYEAKLNDNVSQLYEELIQAKVNLALSEETLQTSEGIEEIIGSLDKELVAVEAAITEEKVIPKGGSKLKRRRRILKKHRNKCKKDFLPRKQRYKEANAIFDGRNSFSKTDTDATFMCMKEDPMKNSELKPGYNLQVASSNQFVIAYDIFSNPTDTRTFIPFLESIQTLDLFKYIAADAGYGSEENYEAVLDTFQKVPLIPYGMYHKENSKTYRSNPKHRANWDYDEIKDAYTDLDGVHFSFSHYSTRNDKNGYQRQFKVYKADEEQPDETRKQLAKTPKGAQRQTAVNYNWEYFKQHAKENLESDRGKEIYAQRKIDVETVFGRLKGVFGMRRTHVRGKQAVHNDIGIMLMSMNLTKLALEARRKVGSFYKKAVKNKNRNETIRILILSLRFFYWRLVFSQSRYYFSICFSLP; encoded by the coding sequence GTGTATCAAAATTATAACACAATGGAAACAGCCTTCACACTACAATTGGATTTTACAATCCCGAATGACCATGAAGCCCGCCTCATTAGCCGTTTTGTCGATTCGATTCCTTCGGAATTTCTTTTGGAAGAAACGTCTCATACAGGTCGTCCTGCTTTTCATCCCGCCATGCTTTTAAAAATGTGTTTGTTTGCCTATAGTCGCACAACCTTTTCTGGACGCAAAATAGAACGGATGAATGAAGAATCCATTCCTATGAAGTGGTTAACGGGCGATACTCCTATTAGCTACAAGACTATCAATAATTTCCGGTCAAGTGAGCACGCATCAAAACTCATCAAGTATGCCTTTATTCTTTTCACAACACTCTTGAGTGACAACGGCTTGATTCATGAAGATGCGCTCTATATCGATGGTACAAAGATACAAGCCGATGCCAATATTTATAGTTTCACTTGGAAGAAAGCAATTGCACGCTATGAAGCGAAACTCAATGACAACGTTTCACAATTGTATGAGGAGCTCATCCAAGCAAAAGTAAACCTCGCTCTATCGGAAGAGACCTTACAAACATCCGAAGGCATTGAAGAAATAATCGGTTCCCTAGACAAAGAACTTGTGGCCGTTGAAGCGGCGATTACAGAAGAAAAAGTGATTCCCAAAGGGGGTTCAAAACTGAAGCGACGTCGTCGCATCCTCAAGAAACATCGGAATAAATGTAAAAAAGATTTCTTGCCGCGTAAGCAACGCTATAAAGAAGCAAACGCCATATTTGATGGCCGCAACAGTTTCTCAAAAACAGATACAGACGCAACGTTCATGTGCATGAAAGAAGACCCGATGAAGAACAGTGAGTTAAAACCAGGTTATAATCTTCAAGTCGCATCGAGCAATCAGTTTGTCATTGCGTATGATATTTTTTCAAATCCGACGGATACACGCACGTTTATCCCTTTTTTAGAATCTATTCAAACGTTAGATTTATTTAAATATATCGCCGCAGACGCTGGCTATGGCAGTGAAGAAAATTACGAGGCGGTTCTGGATACCTTTCAGAAAGTACCGCTCATTCCATACGGCATGTATCATAAAGAGAACAGTAAAACCTATCGTTCTAATCCTAAACACCGCGCTAACTGGGACTATGATGAGATTAAAGATGCTTATACAGATTTAGACGGCGTCCATTTTAGTTTCTCACATTACAGTACGCGAAATGATAAGAACGGTTACCAAAGACAATTTAAAGTATACAAGGCTGATGAGGAACAACCGGACGAAACACGCAAGCAATTAGCCAAGACACCGAAAGGTGCCCAGCGCCAGACAGCGGTCAACTATAACTGGGAATACTTTAAGCAGCATGCAAAAGAAAATCTTGAAAGCGATCGTGGCAAAGAAATCTACGCACAACGAAAAATTGACGTAGAAACTGTTTTTGGTCGTTTGAAAGGTGTATTTGGCATGCGCAGAACCCATGTCAGAGGTAAGCAAGCCGTTCATAATGACATCGGCATCATGCTTATGAGCATGAATCTTACAAAACTAGCCCTTGAGGCTAGAAGGAAAGTGGGTTCTTTTTACAAAAAAGCAGTAAAAAATAAAAATCGTAATGAAACAATCAGAATTTTGATTCTTTCATTACGATTTTTTTATTGGAGGCTAGTTTTTTCCCAGTCCCGGTATTATTTTTCTATTTGTTTCAGCTTACCGTGA
- a CDS encoding SprT family protein — protein sequence MNEQELQMLVEELSITYFSQAFLHKATFNSRLKTTGGRYHLSSHNLDFNPRILEIYGRDELVGVIKHELCHYHLHLQGSGYRHQDQAFKTLLVKTGGSRYVADLRTKDEMGTYCHYKCQSCNQAFSRKRKINITKYRCGKCHGKLKQIEK from the coding sequence ATGAACGAACAAGAATTACAAATGCTAGTGGAAGAACTGTCAATTACTTATTTCTCTCAGGCGTTTCTTCATAAAGCTACTTTCAATAGTCGACTCAAGACTACCGGAGGCAGGTATCATCTGAGCAGTCACAATCTTGATTTTAACCCACGTATTCTTGAAATATATGGAAGAGATGAGTTGGTAGGAGTTATTAAACATGAACTTTGTCACTATCATTTACACCTTCAAGGATCTGGTTATCGGCATCAAGATCAAGCTTTTAAGACATTGCTTGTTAAAACGGGTGGTTCTCGTTACGTGGCAGACTTACGTACAAAAGACGAGATGGGTACCTACTGCCACTATAAGTGCCAATCTTGTAACCAAGCTTTTTCTCGTAAGAGAAAAATAAATATTACTAAGTACCGATGTGGAAAGTGTCACGGTAAGCTGAAACAAATAGAAAAATAA